The genomic interval AGCCGAATTACGTCGAGGTGGAGGATCTGGGCAGCGCCAACGGCGTGATCGTCAACGGCGAGCGCGTGAGTAGTCGGGTCGAAATCACGATGGATCAGGAATTCCGCATCGGAGAGCTTAGGGTCTTCTTACGGCCCGGCGATTTCCAGGCGACCGCGGAAACCACGATTTTTCACCGGGACGACCTGGAAGAATAGGCGGCGCTCGGTTTGGGGACGCCCAGCCGGGCCGTCCCCGGGATAGGTAGTTATTATCGCCTACGTTCGACCGGACGGGCGATTCAGCAAACCTACGGAAATTTTTTATGAAAAAGGCCTTGACTGGCGTCGGGATTTGTCTATAATTTCGGGCCCTCGACATGCGAGGGGGCGAGGCCTGTATGCTGGCGTAGCTCAACTGGTAGAGCAGCGCACTTGTAATGCGCAGGTTGCGGGTTCAAGTCCCATCGCCAGCTTTCCCTGAAGGCGCGAGGGAAGTTCTTTTTCAAGTAGACCGTGCAGCATTTGGCGAGATACCCGAGTGGCCAAAGGGGGCGGACTGTAAATCCGCTGGCAGTAGCCTACGGTGGTTCGAATCCACCTCTCGCCAAAAGCATGCATGAGGGACGCGATTAGCGCGGTAGGAACCTCATGGGCTTTGCAACGGCGTGCGGGAATAGCTCAGTTGGCTAGAGCATCAGCCTTCCAAGCTGAGGGTCGCGGGTTCGAATCCCGTTTCCCGCTTTCCCTTCACCGAGCGGCCTGCGGTTCCAGCCGGTTGGTAACGATAGGCGACTTTGGCATCCGCGACTTGGCGTAACTCATTGCAAGGAAATAGACGAAAGAAACA from Candidatus Lernaella stagnicola carries:
- a CDS encoding FHA domain-containing protein, with the protein product MYKLEVRRDDKNPMTFLLREGTHSIGRNPENDVVLIDASVSRTHCLLYIKPNYVEVEDLGSANGVIVNGERVSSRVEITMDQEFRIGELRVFLRPGDFQATAETTIFHRDDLEE